From the Teredinibacter turnerae T7901 genome, one window contains:
- a CDS encoding class I SAM-dependent methyltransferase — translation MKELYDGIGRGYSTKRCTDPKIYAQIAAKLQGAGSILNIGAGSGSYEPENIPLIALEPSQVMINQRPEASHPAVCGRADSLPFPDNAFTHAMTVLSMHHWQNRDRAFEEIQRVTQQRFTAVTWMPDLAPFWLTDDYFPEILDYDRQHFPLIDEIKQYFTQLTVNPLLIPHDCRDGFLGCFWQRPEAYLQPAVRACISTFTKIKYLDSGLKRLRAELLSGAWSAKYSALLSKTEVDLGYRILVADF, via the coding sequence ATGAAAGAATTGTACGATGGAATAGGGAGAGGCTATAGCACCAAGCGCTGTACGGACCCTAAGATCTATGCCCAGATCGCCGCTAAGCTTCAGGGCGCAGGTAGCATTTTAAATATTGGTGCAGGTTCTGGATCTTATGAACCGGAAAATATCCCGCTCATTGCGCTGGAACCATCGCAGGTGATGATAAACCAGCGACCTGAAGCGTCCCACCCTGCTGTTTGTGGCAGGGCCGATAGTCTACCGTTTCCCGATAACGCGTTTACGCATGCGATGACCGTGTTGTCCATGCATCACTGGCAAAACAGAGATCGAGCCTTCGAGGAAATTCAAAGGGTGACACAACAGCGTTTTACTGCGGTTACCTGGATGCCAGATCTCGCGCCTTTCTGGTTAACTGATGATTATTTTCCGGAGATATTGGATTACGATCGGCAGCACTTTCCATTAATTGATGAGATTAAGCAGTACTTTACCCAGTTAACAGTTAACCCACTGCTCATTCCGCATGATTGCCGCGATGGATTCCTTGGTTGTTTCTGGCAGCGGCCGGAAGCTTACTTACAGCCAGCCGTTAGGGCCTGCATCTCTACATTCACTAAAATTAAATACCTTGATAGCGGCTTGAAAAGATTGCGGGCCGAGTTACTATCTGGAGCGTGGTCGGCGAAATATTCTGCGTTGTTAAGCAAAACTGAAGTTGATTTGGGGTATCGTATCCTTGTAGCTGATTTTTAA
- a CDS encoding carbon-nitrogen hydrolase family protein — MKIAVAQIRSPNGEIKGGIENHIRFISSAAEQSVDYLLFPELSLTGYELKIASSLALQKNDNQLNVFSLLAKQHEMCISVGMPLNLNGFVHIAAVIFVPDGRDEIYAKMNLHGDENTYFTRGENTCVVTCAGQRIFNAICADTCEHTHYALCGEAGASVYAAGVLVSKAGYETDARIWDEQSKNQSMLLAIANYTGRTGGYDAAGRSAIWYNGQLLAEADESAEALVMASETNGKWSGYVQNL; from the coding sequence ATGAAAATTGCAGTTGCTCAAATTCGCTCCCCAAACGGCGAGATCAAGGGGGGCATAGAAAATCACATACGTTTCATTTCATCTGCGGCTGAACAGTCGGTCGATTACTTATTGTTCCCTGAGCTTTCGCTCACCGGCTACGAACTTAAAATCGCGAGTTCCCTTGCTCTGCAAAAAAATGACAATCAATTGAACGTGTTTTCACTATTAGCGAAACAACACGAGATGTGTATCTCCGTTGGTATGCCTCTAAATTTGAATGGGTTTGTTCACATCGCGGCTGTCATCTTCGTTCCGGATGGTCGCGATGAGATATACGCAAAAATGAACTTGCATGGCGATGAGAATACCTATTTTACGCGAGGGGAGAATACATGCGTCGTGACTTGTGCAGGTCAGCGAATTTTTAATGCTATTTGCGCAGACACATGCGAACATACGCATTATGCGCTCTGCGGCGAGGCAGGCGCTAGTGTCTACGCGGCTGGCGTATTGGTTTCTAAAGCCGGATATGAAACTGACGCAAGAATTTGGGATGAACAGTCAAAAAATCAAAGTATGTTGCTCGCCATTGCCAATTACACCGGTCGAACAGGCGGGTACGACGCAGCGGGTAGAAGCGCCATATGGTATAACGGGCAGCTATTGGCTGAAGCCGATGAGTCTGCTGAAGCACTTGTTATGGCGAGCGAAACAAATGGCAAATGGAGTGGCTATGTGCAGAACCTGTAG
- a CDS encoding sugar O-acetyltransferase: MKSELEKMVAGEPYDAHCEEMLEIRTRVKRILHKLNVTEYYTENFKAVTHELCPNSAKDLHLEPPFYCDYGENIHAAEGVFINFGAVILDGSTVTIGKKTLIAPGVHIYTNRHPVEVKERREWEDCAPVTIGEECWIGGHSTICPGVTIGDRAVIGAGSVVVKDIPADSLAVGNPAKVVKKLNQ, from the coding sequence ATGAAAAGCGAATTAGAAAAAATGGTGGCGGGTGAGCCATACGATGCCCACTGTGAGGAAATGTTGGAAATTAGAACACGCGTAAAGCGCATTCTCCATAAACTAAACGTGACCGAATATTACACCGAAAATTTTAAAGCGGTTACACATGAGCTTTGCCCTAATTCGGCAAAAGATCTGCACTTGGAGCCGCCGTTTTACTGCGATTACGGTGAAAATATTCATGCTGCGGAAGGGGTATTTATCAATTTTGGAGCGGTGATTTTAGATGGATCAACAGTCACCATCGGGAAAAAAACGCTCATTGCTCCTGGGGTACATATCTATACCAACAGGCACCCTGTTGAAGTGAAGGAGCGCCGCGAATGGGAGGATTGCGCACCTGTGACCATAGGTGAAGAATGCTGGATTGGTGGCCACTCAACGATCTGCCCAGGCGTGACCATTGGCGATAGGGCAGTTATCGGCGCTGGCTCAGTAGTCGTCAAAGACATACCGGCAGACTCGCTAGCCGTTGGAAACCCGGCCAAGGTGGTAAAAAAGCTGAATCAGTAG
- a CDS encoding AraC family transcriptional regulator: MKYTNIVSCHIGPDISPENFISEHIFVFLLKGKIEGFDGHRKHILNVGECCLITRNSLARYSKYKYGSDFEKVVAILDAGYLRDYMSRYKLAAPDRSLAPTFIEIPPSAKLVGFIESLEPGNTALADSYHIRDALLSILLNDQPGLYNVLFDFHAPGKADLQAFIHQNYKFKASLAQLAHLSGRSLSAFKRDFYATFGETPGRWLTKRRLDEARFLLEQQSIAPSHLYLELGFENLSHFSHAYKKRFGYPPSHTPNGSK, from the coding sequence ATGAAGTACACAAATATTGTATCTTGTCACATTGGGCCGGATATCTCGCCAGAAAACTTTATTTCGGAGCACATATTCGTCTTTCTTTTAAAAGGTAAAATTGAGGGCTTTGACGGTCATCGAAAACACATATTGAATGTGGGCGAGTGCTGCTTGATCACTAGAAACAGTCTTGCGCGTTACAGTAAATATAAATACGGGAGTGACTTCGAAAAAGTTGTGGCCATCTTGGACGCGGGCTATCTTAGGGATTACATGTCGCGTTACAAGTTGGCGGCGCCCGATCGATCACTTGCGCCGACCTTCATTGAGATCCCCCCGAGCGCTAAACTTGTCGGCTTTATAGAAAGTCTTGAGCCTGGTAACACCGCCTTGGCGGATTCTTACCATATTCGAGACGCGCTCTTGAGTATTCTTCTAAACGACCAACCAGGCCTTTATAATGTTTTATTCGATTTTCATGCCCCCGGTAAAGCAGATCTTCAGGCTTTTATTCATCAGAATTACAAGTTCAAGGCCAGTCTCGCACAGCTAGCGCATTTAAGCGGGCGCAGCTTGTCCGCCTTCAAGCGGGATTTTTATGCCACTTTCGGTGAAACCCCGGGACGCTGGCTAACGAAACGTCGGCTTGATGAGGCACGCTTTTTACTGGAGCAGCAATCAATAGCGCCATCACACCTGTATTTGGAATTGGGGTTCGAGAACCTCTCTCATTTCTCTCATGCCTACAAGAAACGATTTGGTTACCCACCTAGCCATACTCCGAATGGATCTAAATAA
- a CDS encoding serine hydrolase domain-containing protein → MFAKKMFLLLLYLWCVCKADYAFSAGDDDFRQLREQISTAALAELEGTGTPSIQVAVRYGESLSFNGAFGLADVENNVQATASSRYRTASVAKWFTATAAMKLVDGGLLDLDAPIQKYCAAYPVKFYRITTRHLLTHTAGVRGYLDYDELVAQISDSKELAKLNLRRLEEEASFYRRYTDITAPLETFKNDSLIFEPGSNWMYTSFGYRLLACVLEGASHIEYRQLMNDFIFKPAGMESTVPDDAWAIIPGRVSGYYLGRDKSIRRANMRDVSENLPAGGYLSTASDLVAFASAFNHYLLPESVKTTMLVPARVVKLDIDTPYSWRDAMPNADKYGAGIMLFSKYEQGMIGHTGRQDGGSSIVVLIPSKDLAIAVMTNAKGWNGYMDFTMKIKSLVEKYYR, encoded by the coding sequence ATGTTTGCCAAAAAAATGTTTTTGCTACTGTTGTACTTATGGTGCGTATGCAAAGCAGATTACGCATTTTCTGCGGGCGACGACGATTTCCGTCAGCTGCGGGAACAGATAAGCACTGCAGCATTGGCAGAGCTAGAGGGCACTGGTACTCCTTCCATTCAAGTCGCTGTTCGCTACGGTGAGAGCTTGTCGTTCAACGGTGCATTTGGCTTGGCTGATGTAGAAAACAACGTTCAGGCGACAGCCAGCAGCAGGTACCGCACCGCATCAGTCGCCAAATGGTTTACTGCCACAGCCGCTATGAAGCTTGTCGACGGTGGGTTATTGGATCTGGATGCACCGATACAAAAGTATTGCGCGGCCTACCCTGTAAAATTTTATCGAATTACAACAAGGCATTTGTTAACACATACGGCCGGGGTGCGCGGGTATCTTGATTATGATGAACTTGTTGCCCAAATATCTGACTCAAAAGAGCTGGCCAAATTGAATTTGCGCCGGCTCGAAGAAGAGGCAAGCTTTTACCGGCGCTATACCGATATCACGGCCCCACTGGAAACGTTTAAGAATGACTCGTTGATATTTGAGCCCGGTAGCAACTGGATGTATACATCTTTCGGATACCGCCTGCTGGCCTGTGTATTGGAAGGGGCTTCACATATTGAATATCGGCAATTGATGAATGATTTTATCTTCAAACCTGCTGGAATGGAAAGTACCGTACCCGACGATGCCTGGGCCATCATCCCAGGGCGCGTGTCGGGTTACTATTTAGGTCGCGATAAAAGCATTCGGCGGGCAAATATGCGGGACGTAAGTGAAAATCTCCCCGCTGGAGGTTATTTATCGACCGCAAGTGATTTGGTTGCCTTCGCCTCGGCGTTCAACCACTATTTACTCCCCGAGTCCGTAAAAACTACGATGCTCGTACCCGCCAGGGTCGTAAAATTGGATATAGATACGCCGTACTCCTGGCGAGACGCTATGCCTAATGCCGATAAATACGGCGCTGGCATCATGCTCTTTTCAAAATACGAACAAGGTATGATCGGACATACAGGAAGACAGGATGGCGGGTCGTCGATTGTGGTTTTAATTCCTTCCAAGGATTTGGCGATCGCTGTCATGACCAATGCGAAAGGTTGGAACGGGTATATGGACTTTACAATGAAGATAAAAAGCCTTGTAGAAAAGTATTATCGTTAA
- a CDS encoding DUF1059 domain-containing protein codes for MKCSDLGGACDLEFKGDTFEEIEAQSKQHGMEMMQQKDAAHLKAMEAMRELMKSPEDMEAWYQGKKAEFEAL; via the coding sequence ATGAAATGTTCGGATCTTGGTGGAGCGTGCGACCTGGAATTTAAAGGAGATACGTTTGAAGAGATAGAGGCGCAGAGCAAGCAGCATGGAATGGAAATGATGCAACAAAAGGATGCCGCACATCTGAAGGCGATGGAAGCAATGCGGGAATTAATGAAGTCGCCTGAAGATATGGAGGCTTGGTACCAGGGTAAAAAGGCAGAGTTCGAGGCATTGTAA
- a CDS encoding SDR family oxidoreductase has product MKTRVLVTGGNGFVATECIAQLLRQGFSVRATVRSEHKAQVLRETLTSVMSDKNLDIEFVQADLTSDQNWDLAAQECQYVLHVASPISLQLPKNADEMIKPAVDGTLRVLKAAQAAGVARVVLTSNFGAVGYSQKDRSKLITEACWTDPNEKGLSAYNKSKVLAERAAWDYVQSNEVDLELNVVNPMGIFGPAIGNELSSGFGLLQQLMMGQMKRLPDIRLGIVDVRDVARLHILAMLEPAVSGERFLALSGGTLSITEIAVLLKKEFPFHTKKMSTKPLPTLLLKFLALFNKRAKSIRPLVGIYREASNAKARTMLGWQPRSNEEAILSSAQSMIEHGVLAGTK; this is encoded by the coding sequence ATGAAAACGCGTGTTCTTGTCACGGGCGGCAATGGCTTCGTCGCTACAGAGTGCATTGCGCAACTACTGCGCCAGGGATTTTCTGTTCGCGCAACGGTACGAAGTGAGCATAAGGCACAGGTGCTACGTGAGACCTTGACATCAGTAATGTCAGACAAAAATTTGGACATCGAGTTTGTTCAGGCCGACCTTACTTCAGATCAAAATTGGGATCTTGCAGCGCAAGAATGCCAATATGTGTTGCATGTGGCTTCGCCAATTTCCCTCCAGTTACCTAAAAATGCGGATGAAATGATCAAACCTGCGGTCGATGGCACCTTGCGCGTGTTGAAGGCCGCACAAGCCGCTGGGGTAGCCAGGGTGGTACTGACGTCTAATTTCGGTGCTGTTGGGTACAGTCAAAAAGATAGGTCGAAATTGATAACCGAGGCGTGCTGGACAGACCCCAACGAGAAAGGTCTGTCCGCCTACAATAAGTCCAAGGTCCTTGCCGAACGTGCGGCTTGGGACTACGTGCAATCAAATGAAGTAGATCTGGAACTAAATGTGGTTAACCCTATGGGCATCTTCGGGCCCGCCATCGGCAATGAGTTGTCTAGCGGGTTTGGTTTGTTGCAGCAGCTGATGATGGGGCAAATGAAGCGTCTACCCGACATCCGGTTGGGCATTGTAGACGTTCGAGATGTTGCCAGGTTGCATATACTCGCGATGCTAGAACCCGCGGTAAGCGGCGAGCGCTTTTTGGCTCTGTCAGGCGGCACTCTCTCTATTACCGAAATAGCGGTTCTTCTTAAAAAGGAATTTCCATTCCACACTAAGAAAATGTCGACTAAACCCCTGCCAACATTATTGCTAAAATTTTTGGCGCTATTCAATAAAAGAGCTAAAAGTATTCGGCCGTTGGTGGGGATCTATCGCGAAGCCAGTAATGCGAAAGCGCGTACTATGCTCGGCTGGCAGCCCAGGTCCAACGAAGAGGCCATACTCTCGAGCGCTCAGTCCATGATAGAGCATGGGGTTCTTGCAGGTACGAAATGA
- a CDS encoding beta/gamma crystallin-related protein, whose translation MLSKFLSNTGLAAALFFTAAAHAELTSPQKATLATAMASGTPLAILWENNDFTGRAVTVSDCLDINSLSKINNFNDRTTSIQLFNGAEITIYQHDNWQGSNRVITQNVNTLNNGPYYFNDEASSVKFNNCYQP comes from the coding sequence ATGTTATCAAAATTTCTTTCTAACACTGGACTCGCTGCAGCGCTATTTTTTACTGCTGCTGCGCATGCAGAATTAACCAGCCCGCAAAAGGCTACGCTCGCCACAGCAATGGCATCTGGCACACCGCTCGCAATTCTGTGGGAAAACAACGATTTCACTGGGAGAGCAGTGACGGTAAGTGACTGCCTTGATATCAACTCCCTCAGCAAAATCAATAATTTCAACGACCGAACCACGTCCATCCAACTGTTTAATGGGGCGGAAATCACAATCTACCAACACGATAACTGGCAGGGGTCCAATCGCGTTATCACTCAAAACGTTAACACGTTGAACAATGGTCCCTACTACTTTAATGACGAAGCTTCGTCGGTAAAGTTTAACAACTGTTACCAGCCTTAA
- a CDS encoding DUF4823 domain-containing protein: MTKRIINVLALCVLSGCASTYKNEVLVKSDNSLYSNLSVFIATPANGSYGGKTYANSGESTANAVRSAFMRYVDQVEVSRKCQDMECLKSESNGNYGYLVVPYILHWEDRATEWSGLKDKLEIKIVVYSIDGTEVSSTIIYGKSKWATFGGDHPQDLLPEPIKQYVQGLYK, encoded by the coding sequence ATGACGAAAAGAATAATTAATGTATTGGCTTTATGTGTGCTGTCAGGCTGCGCTTCCACTTATAAAAATGAGGTTCTAGTCAAAAGTGACAACAGTTTGTATTCGAATTTGAGCGTATTTATTGCTACTCCTGCAAACGGGTCTTATGGCGGAAAAACTTATGCGAACTCGGGAGAATCAACTGCTAATGCTGTACGTTCGGCGTTTATGCGGTATGTAGATCAAGTTGAAGTATCGAGGAAATGCCAGGACATGGAGTGTCTTAAATCGGAATCAAACGGAAATTATGGATATTTAGTTGTTCCTTACATACTACATTGGGAAGATAGAGCAACAGAATGGTCTGGGCTCAAGGATAAATTGGAAATAAAAATAGTAGTCTATTCAATAGATGGAACAGAGGTGAGCAGCACAATAATTTACGGTAAGAGTAAATGGGCTACATTTGGAGGAGATCACCCCCAGGATTTATTGCCAGAGCCTATAAAACAATATGTTCAAGGTCTGTACAAATAA
- a CDS encoding putative quinol monooxygenase, translating to MVSNTEKVVLRGFIDIPSSDLALVLRELAVHIALTRQEEGCLIFEVSEVEGEPCRYRVYEEFSNKSAFEFHQRRVAESTWGKVTRNVVRNYEISGV from the coding sequence ATGGTCTCAAATACTGAAAAAGTCGTTTTGAGAGGGTTTATCGATATTCCGTCTTCCGACCTGGCGCTGGTTTTGCGAGAGCTGGCAGTACATATTGCGCTCACTAGGCAGGAGGAGGGCTGTTTAATATTCGAAGTGTCCGAAGTCGAGGGTGAACCCTGCCGGTACAGGGTGTATGAGGAATTTAGCAACAAATCGGCGTTTGAGTTTCATCAGCGGCGTGTAGCGGAGTCAACCTGGGGTAAAGTTACCAGGAACGTGGTGCGCAATTACGAAATTTCCGGCGTTTAG
- a CDS encoding zinc-binding alcohol dehydrogenase family protein, translating into MKAIGYTACLPITDEAALQDIELPKPDVSGRDLLIKIDAISVNPVDYKIRQNVAAEEGSYKVLGWDAVGTVVEKGPDAELFNVGDRVFYAGDLTRPGTNAEYQLVDERIVGNQPKNVSNSEAAALPLTAITAWEMLFEHLAIKQASEQGKASANDVLLIVGAAGGVGSILIQLAKRLTGATVIATASRDATQTWVKELGADYVVDHSKPLVDQINALDIAPVTHVASLTNTGDYIDSYIELLKPMGKIAVIDDPATLDVTKLKRKSLSLHWEFMFTRSMFATDDMIEQHKLLNQVSALVDEGTIKTTQANHMGTINAANLRKAHELLESGRSVGKITLEGF; encoded by the coding sequence ATGAAAGCCATTGGCTACACCGCCTGTTTACCCATCACTGACGAAGCTGCCTTACAAGACATTGAGCTGCCTAAACCGGATGTGAGCGGGCGCGACCTTCTAATTAAGATTGATGCTATTAGCGTTAACCCGGTGGACTACAAAATTCGCCAAAACGTAGCTGCAGAAGAAGGCAGTTACAAAGTACTTGGCTGGGACGCCGTTGGCACAGTCGTAGAAAAAGGCCCAGACGCCGAGCTGTTCAATGTTGGTGATCGTGTGTTTTATGCCGGTGACCTTACCCGCCCGGGTACCAATGCAGAATACCAATTGGTAGACGAGCGTATAGTGGGAAACCAGCCTAAGAATGTATCTAACAGTGAAGCGGCAGCACTGCCCTTAACGGCCATTACCGCCTGGGAAATGCTGTTCGAGCATCTCGCTATTAAGCAAGCGTCGGAACAAGGTAAAGCCTCTGCGAACGACGTTCTGCTCATTGTGGGCGCGGCCGGAGGTGTCGGTTCGATTCTTATACAGCTGGCGAAGCGCTTAACCGGTGCAACCGTGATAGCAACGGCATCGCGCGACGCTACCCAAACTTGGGTAAAAGAATTGGGCGCAGACTATGTAGTAGACCACAGCAAACCGCTGGTCGATCAAATAAATGCTCTAGATATCGCGCCGGTCACCCACGTAGCAAGCCTTACCAACACGGGCGACTATATTGACAGTTACATCGAGCTACTAAAACCTATGGGTAAGATTGCCGTGATCGACGATCCCGCCACCCTCGACGTCACCAAATTAAAACGCAAGAGTCTTTCCCTGCACTGGGAATTTATGTTCACCCGTTCCATGTTTGCCACCGATGACATGATTGAACAGCATAAATTGCTCAATCAGGTGTCTGCGCTGGTAGACGAAGGCACCATAAAAACCACTCAGGCTAACCATATGGGCACTATTAACGCCGCAAATCTGCGCAAGGCGCATGAACTGCTCGAGAGTGGTCGTTCAGTTGGCAAGATTACATTGGAAGGTTTTTAA
- a CDS encoding HDOD domain-containing protein, whose translation MPHSALFKEIHNIPAIPKVIQELIDDFGDDKSNADDISKKIQMDASISLKVMRLANSARYGAGRKVNSIDSAIVLLGQEALKTLVIASGVTSACKDVPGVDKRKFWRKSFTVANICKLVGRLSKVNPEVAFTCGMLHNIGDVLLYIAHTDTMARIDKMVESGADKADLQDNQFGYNYMIVGAELARKWNFPDEIVSAIRFQKSPEEAPEENLFAYVTNISAMLYQQFEQGKEKEDILSQFPTEKAGKLNIDLLDLFEKLVEMYESEDDIEAFIE comes from the coding sequence ATGCCACATAGCGCTCTGTTTAAAGAGATTCACAACATTCCGGCTATTCCTAAAGTTATTCAAGAGCTAATCGACGATTTCGGTGACGACAAGTCTAACGCTGATGATATTAGTAAAAAAATTCAAATGGATGCTTCCATATCTTTGAAAGTGATGAGGCTTGCCAATTCCGCCCGCTATGGCGCTGGTAGAAAAGTCAATTCTATTGATTCCGCTATCGTGTTATTAGGGCAGGAAGCATTAAAAACGCTGGTGATAGCCTCAGGCGTAACATCGGCCTGTAAGGACGTGCCCGGGGTGGATAAAAGGAAGTTTTGGCGAAAATCTTTTACCGTCGCAAATATCTGTAAACTGGTTGGGCGTCTCTCGAAGGTCAACCCTGAAGTCGCGTTTACTTGTGGTATGTTACACAATATCGGCGACGTATTACTTTATATAGCCCATACAGACACCATGGCGCGTATCGATAAAATGGTTGAAAGCGGTGCTGACAAGGCGGATTTGCAGGATAATCAGTTTGGCTACAACTATATGATTGTCGGTGCGGAATTAGCACGTAAGTGGAATTTTCCAGACGAAATAGTTTCGGCGATTAGATTCCAAAAGTCGCCGGAAGAAGCGCCCGAAGAAAACTTGTTCGCGTACGTCACCAATATATCGGCAATGCTCTACCAACAATTCGAGCAAGGGAAAGAAAAGGAAGACATACTGAGCCAGTTTCCCACGGAAAAAGCGGGAAAATTGAACATCGACTTGCTTGATCTTTTTGAAAAACTCGTTGAGATGTATGAGTCGGAAGACGATATAGAGGCTTTTATAGAGTAA
- the dkgB gene encoding 2,5-didehydrogluconate reductase DkgB gives MQEIPALGMGTYRLKDDVAYASVTTALNLGYRHIDTAQLYENEEAVGRAIADSDVSRDELFITTKVWMDKFSEEKFLPSVEESLTKLQLDRVDLLLVHWPDESGAVAMEDYLAQLKAAQDKGYTKHIGVSNFTNAQLDQAISILGEGVIYTNQVEVQPFLQNQKVIAHCKERNVRVTGYMPLAVGKVMDNAVLQDIASELDVSPAQVALAWQFAQGLITIPSSTKESHLQSNLDAQKISLTDEHMKAIATLECNDRIANPDFAPKWD, from the coding sequence ATGCAAGAAATTCCAGCGTTAGGTATGGGTACATACCGTTTAAAAGATGATGTCGCTTACGCTTCAGTGACTACCGCGTTGAATCTGGGGTATCGACATATTGATACCGCGCAGCTTTACGAAAACGAAGAAGCCGTAGGTCGCGCCATTGCCGATAGCGATGTATCGCGCGACGAACTATTTATTACCACCAAAGTTTGGATGGATAAGTTTTCGGAAGAAAAATTTTTGCCCAGTGTGGAAGAAAGCCTGACCAAACTGCAATTAGATCGAGTGGATTTATTGTTGGTGCATTGGCCGGACGAATCCGGCGCTGTTGCCATGGAAGATTACTTGGCGCAGTTGAAGGCCGCGCAAGATAAGGGTTACACCAAGCATATCGGGGTTTCCAATTTCACCAACGCCCAGTTAGACCAAGCGATTTCCATTCTGGGAGAAGGCGTGATCTACACCAATCAGGTCGAAGTACAGCCTTTCCTGCAAAACCAGAAGGTGATTGCGCATTGTAAAGAGCGCAACGTTCGCGTTACCGGATATATGCCGTTGGCGGTTGGCAAGGTCATGGATAATGCGGTATTGCAAGATATCGCCAGCGAGTTGGACGTGTCTCCGGCACAGGTTGCTCTGGCGTGGCAATTTGCGCAAGGCCTCATCACCATTCCATCGTCTACCAAAGAAAGCCATCTGCAGTCCAATCTGGACGCGCAAAAGATTTCACTCACCGATGAGCACATGAAAGCCATTGCGACTCTGGAATGTAATGACCGCATTGCCAATCCGGACTTCGCGCCCAAGTGGGATTAA
- a CDS encoding alkene reductase, translating to MTDLFSPIKFGAVEASNRVLMAPLTRCRADADHVPTEMMATYYAQRASSGLLIAEATMAMEGCSAFWREPGIHSDAQVEGWKKVTDAVHAKGGKIFLQIWHGGRACHPALNDGKQPVAPSEIAITNDTVHTPEGKQNYTVPRALSDDEIPAIIAGFKKAAENAKAANFDGVEVHGANGYLLDEFLRDGANLREGPYGGSMENRARLLLEVIEVVSDVWGSDHVGVRLSPLNSFNSMKDSDPVGLITWLAAKLNDYDLAYLHLMRSDFLGEQSADVVTPAREHYKGTLIVNMGYGAEEAADAVASGKADAVAFGVPFIANPDLPERLKAGAELNEANPDTFYTQGEEGYIDYPAMS from the coding sequence ATGACAGACCTATTTTCCCCAATCAAATTCGGCGCGGTAGAAGCCAGCAACCGCGTACTTATGGCGCCACTGACCCGCTGTCGTGCGGACGCGGACCATGTTCCTACAGAGATGATGGCTACCTATTATGCGCAGCGCGCGTCTTCCGGCTTGTTAATTGCCGAAGCTACCATGGCAATGGAAGGTTGCTCGGCGTTCTGGCGTGAACCTGGCATCCATTCCGATGCACAGGTCGAGGGCTGGAAGAAAGTCACCGATGCGGTGCACGCAAAAGGCGGCAAAATATTCCTCCAGATCTGGCATGGAGGCCGCGCCTGCCATCCGGCACTGAACGACGGCAAGCAACCCGTAGCGCCGAGTGAAATCGCCATTACTAATGACACCGTTCACACCCCGGAGGGCAAGCAAAACTATACCGTGCCGCGCGCTCTGAGCGACGACGAAATTCCAGCCATTATTGCCGGTTTTAAAAAAGCCGCAGAAAACGCTAAAGCCGCGAACTTTGACGGCGTAGAAGTGCATGGCGCCAATGGCTACCTGTTGGACGAGTTCCTACGTGACGGTGCCAATCTCCGTGAAGGCCCATACGGTGGCAGTATGGAAAATCGCGCGCGCTTGCTGCTCGAGGTTATTGAGGTGGTGAGCGATGTGTGGGGTAGCGATCATGTTGGTGTGCGCTTATCGCCATTAAACAGTTTTAACAGCATGAAAGACAGCGACCCTGTTGGCCTTATCACCTGGCTGGCGGCTAAGCTCAACGACTACGACCTGGCATATCTGCATCTTATGCGCAGCGACTTCCTCGGCGAGCAGTCTGCTGATGTCGTTACTCCCGCCCGCGAGCATTATAAAGGCACGCTTATTGTCAATATGGGTTACGGCGCTGAGGAGGCTGCAGACGCAGTTGCCAGTGGAAAAGCCGACGCGGTAGCTTTTGGTGTACCTTTTATCGCCAACCCGGATTTACCCGAACGATTAAAAGCGGGCGCAGAATTGAACGAAGCCAACCCAGACACCTTTTACACCCAAGGCGAGGAGGGTTACATCGATTACCCCGCCATGAGTTAG
- a CDS encoding GNAT family N-acetyltransferase has translation MPAYNGMGSATEAARAVLAAEMARCNLNRVWAVTSQTNSRSIRLLQKTGFLSKRTTEALGSIDYFFEFRL, from the coding sequence TTGCCTGCGTACAATGGCATGGGGTCTGCGACTGAAGCGGCAAGGGCCGTGTTGGCTGCGGAAATGGCGAGGTGTAATTTGAATCGTGTGTGGGCGGTCACCAGCCAAACCAATTCACGCTCAATTCGGTTGTTGCAAAAAACTGGATTTTTATCGAAGCGGACTACGGAAGCGCTCGGTTCAATTGATTACTTTTTTGAGTTCCGTTTGTGA